The DNA segment CGTAGAAAGGAGGTGATCCAGCCGCAGGTTCCCCTACGGCTACCTTGTTACGACTTCATCCCAGTTACCAGCTACACCTTAGGACCCTGCCCCCTTGCGGTTGGCGCAGGCACTTCGGGTGCGACCGGCTTCCATGATGTGACGGGCGGTGTGTACAAGACCCGGGAACGTATTCACGGCGCCGTAGATGATGCGCCATTACTAGCGATTCCAACTTCATGGAGGCGAGTTGCAGCCTCCAATCCGAACTGGGCCCAGTTTTTTAGATTTCCTCCACCTCGCGGTCTCGGTTCTCATTGTGCTGGGCATTGTAGTACGTGTGCAGCCCTAGGCGTAAGGGCCATACTGACCTGACGTCGTCCCCACCTTCCTCCCAGTTGATCTGGGCAGTCTGACTAGAGTTCCCACCATAACGTGCTGGCAACTAGTCACAAGGGTTGCGCTCGTTGCGGGACTTAACCCAACATCTCACGACACGAGCTGACGACGGCCATGCAGCACCTGTGCAAATCCCCCGAAGGGTCACACGCTTTCACGTGCTTAGAGATGCATGTCAAGCCTAGGTAAGGTTCTTCGCGTTGCATCGAATTAAGCCACATACTCCACCGCTTGTGCGGGTCCCCGTCAATTTCTTTGAGTTTTAGTCTTGCGACCGTACTTCCAGGCGGTGCGCTTAACGCGTTAGCTCCGGCACAAGGGGGGTCGATTCCCCTCACACCAAGCGCACACCGTTTACTGCCAGGACTACAGGGGTATCTAATCCCTTTCGCTACCCTGGCCTTCGAGCCTCAGCGTCAGATATTGTCCAGTAGCTCGCTTTCGCCACGAGTGTTCCTCTTGATCTCCACGCATTTCACTGCTACACCAAGAATTCCAGCTACCTCTCCAATCCTCTAGCACGGCAGTATCGGATGCAGTTCCGGGGTTGAGCCCCGGGATTTCACATCTGACTTACCACGCCGCCTACGCTCCCTTTACGCCCAGTGATTCCGAACAACGCTCGGGACCTTCGTATTACCGCGGCTGCTGGCACGAAGTTAGCCGTCCCTTCCTCTTCCGGTATTATCAACCCTGTCTGCTATTCACAGCCAGGTCTTACTCCCGGATGACAGGAGTTTACAATCCGAAGACCGTCATCCTCCACGCGGCGTTGCACCATCAGACTTTCGTCCATTGTGAATTATTCTCGACTGCTGCCACCCGTAGGTGTCTGGACCGTGTCTCAGTTCCAGTGTGCCTGATCGTCCTCTCAGACCAGGTGCCCCGTCGTAGCCTTGGTGAGCCGTTACCTCACCAACAAGCTGATAGGGCGCGAACCAATCCTTCAGCGACAGCCTTGCGGCCACCTTTAATCTTGCGATACCATGGGGTATTAATCCAAGTTTCCCTGGGCTATTCCCCACTGAAGGGCATGTAATTCACGTGTTACTCACCCGTGCGCCACTGAACCAAACGAGTATTACTACCAATTTGGTTCCGTGCGACTTGCATGTCTTAAACACGCCGCCAGCGTTCGTTCTGAGCCAGAATCAAACTCTCCGTAAAAATGCCATGACTGTTAGTTTTTTAAAAACCACTTAGATCATGGCGACGTTCGGACTTTCGTCCGGACCTGTAAGGCTATCTCACCTTACTCCCGCGCGTCGGGGCTTAACCGACCGCGCGGCGCACAATTCAATCTTTTTCCTCTTCCCAACAGACCCACTTGTTATCCAGTGAAGAACGGTTTCTTTTCTTCGGTTTCCCGAGGAGAATCCCCGCCACTGGCACGCGGCCTGCTGAGCCATACTGTCAAAGAGCTTGTTTCGAGGGGACTAAAAAGCCGATCAGTGTTGGGAGGTGTTAAACCTCGCACCGATCGACTGAGAGTCTCTCGCGTCGCCCGCTGTCGTGGCGACGGGGAGACCCTACCAGACACGACCCCCGCGGGTCAATGTCTTTTTGAATAGTTTTTTGGAAATTGTTCGGATGCTTTTAATAACCCATTAAAAAAGAGCTAATTACGAATTTCATTTTTTCTTCAGAAATTCGCCCCAGATGCTCGGAATCACTCAAGATTGCCCCGGCGAAATACAAAAACTGGTCGTCGGAGCATTGGTGAACGCGCCTCCACATGGAGATCATTGCATTCAATTATTCACCATCAATTTATTGATGGTGAATTTGTTATGGTATCCATACAGGAGCATGACGGAACATTCATCGTGGAAGACGCGCCCGGCGAATCATGTGAAGGCTATTCAGCAGGGTTGATCACAAGGGCATTCCCTCCCGGGATTCGGGGCTCAGATCGACAATTGCGTTCAATATTCGGGAATAAAACGAGTGTTCCAGGCTCGGTAACTTCGTTAGTTTCATTCCGTTCGAACTTTCAAACGGCCTACGGGCCCTTGGTTTCCAATTCGACAGCCAATCTCCTTCTCATGTGGATCGTCCGCTTCGCACTTCGTTTCCGTTACACCATCGGGGTTTTCGCCATTCTGATCCTCCTCTTCGGGGTGATATCCGCCCGCAGGATGTCGACTGACATCCTTCCCGTGGTTGAGAGCCCGGAGATCACGCTGGTCTGGACCTACAGTGGTCTCAACGCGAAGGAAATGGCGTCCAAGCTCACCTCGTTCTCAGAGATTGCCACGCTCAACAATGTGGATGACCTGCTGGAGGTCCGCTCCGACACGACCAACGGCGTCGGTCTGGTGAAGCTGAAGTTCCAGCCCTACGTGAAGATCGAGATGGCGCTCACGCAGGCCACCGCGGTTTCGCAGACGATCCTGAGGCGGATGCCCAGCGGCACGACCCCTCCGCTCATCGTCCAGACCAGTCCGTCCAGTGTTCCGATCCTGCAGCTTGTCGTTTCCTCGGACTCCATGACAGACGGCCAGCTCTATGACTATGCGCGTCTGGCGCTGCGCGCGCAGATCCAGAGCATCCCCGGCATGCGGATCTCCCTGCCCTATGGTGGAGCCGCCCGCCAGGTCACCATCGATCTGAATCCCGAGGCCCTCAATGCTTTCGACCTTTCCCCGGCGGATGTGAACCGCGCCGTCGGCAGCCAGAACCTCACCTTGCCATCCGGGGTCCTCCGCGAGAACGACCGCGAGCTGCCCGTGGCCATCAATGCGAGTCCGGAGTCCGTGGGGGCGTTCCTCGACCTGCCGATAAAAACGGTCGGCGGCCGCATCGTCCTCCTGCGGGATGTGGCGAATGTCCGCGATGGCGAGGCGCTCTCCACCAACGTCGCCCGGCTCAACGGCCAGAACGCGGTGATGGTATCCGTGATGAAGCTGGGGAGCTCATCTACGGTGGATATCGTAGATGGCATCCTCGCCAGGATGGATGAGATCCGGAAGGCCGCCCCGGAAGGCGTGCGGGTGGAACCGATCTTCGACCAGTCCGTGTTCGTGAAGGCGGCCACCGCCTCCGTGCTGAAGGAGATCGTCCTCGTCGGCTCCCTGGTCGCTCTGGTGGTGATGCTGTTCCTCGGCTCCTACCGCTCGACCATGATCGTCCTCACCTCCATCCCGCTGGCCCTGCTGTGTTCCATCATGGGCCTCAACCTGGCGGGCGCGACGTTCAACCTCATGACGCTCGGCGGCCTTTCCCTGGTCATCGGCATCCTGGTGGACAACGCGCTGGTGGAGATCGAAAACATCAAGCGGCAGATCTCCCTGGGTAAAACCGTTCGCCAGGCGATCCTCGACGGAGCGGCGCAGGTCGCGTTCCCGGAGTTCGTCTCAACGCTGGGCATCTGCATCGTTTTCATGCCCATCTTCATGCTGACGGGCACGGCCGCCTTCGTGTTCAAACCCCTCGCGCTGGCGGTCATCTTCGCCATGGCGGCCAGCTACCTGCTCTCCCGCACGCTGGTCCCCACCCTGGCGTTCATGATGCTGCCTTCCGAAGTGGAAGCGGAGAAAAAGCCGCCGGGCATCCTGCGGAAGCTCCACCACGGGATCGAGTCCACCGTGGATCGCCTCGCCGCCTTCCAGGGAATGATCCTCGGCCTTTTCCTGCGCCGGTGGATCCTCATCGCCCTCATCTTGCTCGGCGTGTTCGCCACCGGCTTGTTCTCCGCAAAGCACCTGAAGCGCGAATTCTTCCCCGTCACGGACGCCGGGTTGATGAGTCTTTTCCTGCGCGTGCCGGAAGGCACCCGGATCGAGGACACCGGCCGCGTATTCGCCGAGGTCCACCGTGAAATCCGGCGGATCATCCCCGCGGCAGAGCTCGAGTTCGTCGCGGAAAACATCGGCGCGCCTTATTCCGTGAACCAAGCATGGGTTCCCACGACTGCGGTGGGCTCCTATGACGGTGAGATCCTCGTGCAGTTGAAGGAGGGTCACCAACCGACCGCCCGCTACATGGCGGAGGTGAGGACCATGCTGAAGGAAAGGTTCCCCACCCTCCAGTCCTTCTTCCGTCCTGCGGACGCGACCAGCCAGACACTCGCCTCCGGCTCGCCCACCACCTTCGAGGTGCGCTTCGTCGGGCGCGATGTGCCGGGAAATGTGAAGCTGGCGAAGGACCTTGTGGAGCGCTTCAAGAATGTGCCGGGTGCGGTGGATGTCACCCTCCGCGAGGTGCTGGGGCTTCCGGAATTCTACCTGGAGATCGACCGTATCAAAGCCGCGCAGCTCGGCATCACGCAGCAGGATGCGGTTTCCTCCCTGCTCACCTTCCTCGGATCCGGCGGCAGTGTTTCCTCCAGCTTCTGGTCGGACCCCGTCAATGGATCATCGTATGAGGTGCAGGTGATCGCACCTCCGGCGAAGGTCGACTCCTCGGAAATGCTGCTCCAGCTTCCCATCCGGTCATCCACTGGAGGAGAGCCGGTCCTGTTGGGTGCGTTCGCCAAACTCAGCGAACGGAAGAACCCTGCGAGCGTCTCCCGCTCCACCATGCTCCCCACCTACACCGTGGTGGCGAACATCCAGGACCGGGACCTGGGAGCCGTGACAACGGACCTGGAAAAAATCCTCACGGATCTCCGGAAGCATCTCAAGCCGAGCAACCGCATCGAGCTGGCCGGACAGGCCGCGCTGATGCGCTCCGCCTACAGCGAGCTCCTGACCGGCCTGGTGCTTTCCGCGGTGCTGGTCTTCCTGGTGATGGTGGTGAACTTCCAGTCGTGGTCCATGCCGTTCATCGCCATCAGCGGACTTCCTGTCGCCGTATCCGGCGCTGCATTCGCGCTGTGGCTCACCGGCACCCCATTGAGCGTGCCCGCGCTCATGGGCATCATCATGGTGGTGGGGGTCTCCACGGCCAACAGCGTGCTCGTCACCAGTTTCGCCCGCGACCGGTGGGCGGACGGACTGACCGGCGCCGCCGCCGCCCTGGAAGCGGCCACCACACGTCTCCGGCCTGTGATGATGACCGCCATGGCCATGATTCTGGGCGTCATTCCCATGGCCATCGGCCACGGGGAAGGCGGGGAGCAGAACGCCCCGCTGGGCCGCGCGGTCATCGGCGGCCTCGTCTTCGGCACCATGGCCTCCCTTTTCCTCGTGCCCACCGTCTTCGCCTGGATGAAACGCCGTATCCACTCGGACAAGCCGCATCCGGCCGACACCGTCACCGCAGGGCCATCCGCCCATTGAAATCAACCGTTCCTGAACTACACTCCAGCCCTTCACTTTTCCGCATTCCATGAAATCCACCGCCGCCTCCCTGTTTCTCGCCCTGTCCGCGATCCCCGGCGCGACCGCCCAGCAACCGGCCGAAGTCCGCACCGCCAACCCCTCCGCTCCGGAAGGTGAGATCGTGCTCCAGGCAACCGGACGCACCGCCCCGGCAAAGCAGGCCCGCCTCTTCTCCCGCGCCACCGGCATCATCAATGAGCGCCGCGTCGACATCGGCGACCGGGTGAAGGAAGGGGACGTCCTCGCCGTCATCGCCGCCCCTGAGATCCACCACGGGATCGACGCCGCGAAAGCGAAGGTTGAACAAATGAAGGCACGCAAGGAGCTCGCCGCAGCCCTCCTTTCCCGGGGCGAATCCCTCGCCGCCAGCAATGCCTTCTCCAAGGAAACCCTGGATGAACGGCGCTCCACCACCAAAACCGCGGAAGCGGACCTCCTCGCCGCGGAGGCGGACCTGCGCTCGCTCGAGGAAATGCAGCGCTTCCTGGTCATCCGCGCGCCTTTTGACGGAACCATCACCGCGCGCCGTGTGGACATCGGCGACCACGTGATCGGGGATCAGGCCTCGGAAAATGCCTGGCTCTTCGACATCGCCCAGTTGAAGGAACTCCGCATGGTGCTCTTCGTGCCGCCGGCAACCGCCCTGCGGATCCAGAACGGCGAGGAAGCGAGCGTCCATTTCAGCGACCTGCCGAGCCGCGAGTTCGCCGGAAAGGTCAGCCGCTCCAGCGGCATGATCGACAGCACCTCCGGCACCATGCAGGTCGAGCTCACCCTGCCGAACGCCGATTTCGTACTCCCTGCGGGACTTTCCGGCATCGCGAAGATCAAATCCCAGGCCGCAAATGCGGTGCTCATGATTCCGTCGAACGCCGTCGCCAACCGCGACGGCATCCCGAATGTCGCCCTGGTGGAGAACGGCAAGGTGAAGTTCCAGGCCATCAAACCGGGCCGCACCATGGGACCGAGGATCGAGATCCTCTCCGGACTCACTGCGGATGGCCAGGTCATCATCAGCCCGAACTCCCTGCTTCGCGACGGAGACCCCGTGAACGCCACTCCGATGGCCGTCACGGCTAAAAAAGGCTCCTAGTCCCAAAAACCGCGGATCCTCCCGATCTGGCGGCGCTCCTTTTTCGTGGGGCGGCCGCCTGCATCGCGCCTGTCCTGAAGGGCCTGTTTGTTGGCCACCACCACGGAGGGATCTGTCAATTCTTCGTAGCAGGCCTGGGCCAACGGCGCGCCCACGCGTTTCTCGATCAGGCCCAGCACGCGGATCACCCGCTGTCCCGGCCCATCCGGGAAAGGAAGCTCGATCACATCGCCGGGGCGCAAACCCGTGGCCGGCTTCACCAGGTGCCCCGCGCGGTGGATTTTCTCCAGCTCGCAGGTGTTCGCCGCCTGTGACCTTGTCTTGAAAAACCGGGTGGCCCACAGCCACTTGTCCGCACGCGCGCTTTCCATCATATCCTCCCGTCATTCTAGCCCCATCCCCGCGCCTCCGCCAAGGGCCTTGTGGGGGTCCGCCAGACCGGGATTTCCCCCAAGTGCGTTGCCAGGACTTGCCGCGCGGTCCTCCGCCCTCTACCACATCTTCCGTGGCCGGAAAAAACATCGTCTATTTCGATCTCGAAACACAGCGCAGCGGCAATGACGTCGGCGGCTTCGCCAACAAGAACAAGATGGGGGTTTCCGTCGCCGTGACTTACAGCACCGCCCGCGGAACCTACGAAATCTACCCGGAGAGCGAGATGGACAAGCTGGGTGAGGAACTCGTCCGTGCGGACCTGGTGGTGGGATGGAACCACATCTACTTCGACTACCCCGTTCTCCAGCCCTACATCTTCCACACGCTCGCGGAGCAAACCATCAATCTGGACATGATGGCGGACCTGGAAACAAAGCTCGGCTTCCGGCTGAAGCTCGACTCCGTCGCCTCCGCGTCACTGGGCGCGGGCAAGAGCGCCGACGGCCTGGACGCCCTCAAATGGTGGCAGGAACACAAAAAGACCGGCAACTACGAGCCGCTCCGGAAAATCGCCGAGTACTGCGCCTTCGACGTGAAGGTGACCCGGCTCGTCCACGAATACGCCCTCCAGCACGGGATGCTCAAATACGACGACCGGAACGGCGGCATCAGTGAGATCGCCGTGGACTGGGCATAGACGCCTCTCAGGCCCAGCCGATCATCTGGAACACCTTGTACACGGTGTAGATGAAGGTCAGGATCAGCGCGACGAGGAAGATCTTCGTGGCGGTTTCGATGGAGCTGCGGGTCATGGCGGCGTTCTCTTAAGCGTTCGCCCGCCGGGAGCCAAGGGAAAATCCCATCACCGCCGGTTGGCAATGCGGTATTCCTTCGGCGTCACCCCGAACCGCTGCCTGAAGAGATTCACCAGCGCGCTCGCCGTCCTGAATCCGGAGCGCTCGGCGATTTCCTGGAGGGAAAGGTCGGAAGACGCCAGGAGCCTGGTCGCCAGGTCAAAGTGGGCCTGCCAGATTTCCTCATGCAGCGTCCGCCCTGTCAGCTTGCTGAAACGTCCTTCCAACGACCGCCGGGATATGGTGGTCGCCGCCACCACGTCTTTCACATTGATGGTCCTGAACGCGTTCTCCCGGATGAACTGGAGCGCGGATACCACCGCCTCATCCTCGAAAGCGAAGACATTCGTCGACTGCCGCTCCACCACATGGGCGGGCGGGATCAGGATCGGATCCTCCGGAACCGGACCACCGCTGAAAATATGGTTGAGCAGCCTGGCCGCCTCATAGCCCCGGCGCTCCATATCCACCTCCAGGCTGGAAAGCGTCGGCGAGGACAGCTCGCAGAGCTGCTCGTAGTTGCCGATTCCCAGCACGGAAACCTCTCCCGGCACACGGATACCCAGCCGCCAGCAGGCTTCGATCACCATCGATGCCTCACGATCACCCGTTGCCGCCAGCCCCAACGGCTTCGGCAGACTTTCCAGCCACGCATCCAGCTTCCCCTCTTCCCGGGTTGAACTTTGGAAGACCGACGTCTCGATGCCGGCTTCCTTCGCCTTCGCAACGAAACCGCTGCAGCGCCCTTCGGACAAGGTCGCCTTCCTGTTCGCCACAAAGGCGAGATTCCTGAATCCACGCCCCAGCAGGAACTTCGCGGCCATCTCCCCGGTCGCCCCCGCATCACCGATCACGTCGATCAGGCTCGAGCTCTCAACCCTCCCTGTCACATTGATGACGGGAATATCGCGGTGCTTCGCCGCGTCACTGAACCGGTCGTCGATCGCCGTACAGATGATCGCGTCCCCTTTCCAGGTTTTGACCAGATCCGCCAGCTCATGGTTCTCGCGATCAAAGAACGCCATCCTCCATTCCGGCTTCTGCTGGGCATACCGGCTGATGCCGTCCAGGATCTTGTGCCCATATCCATTTAGGGCATCAATCATCAACCCTATGTGAAACGTCGTCCTCTTCGCCATCTTCCCGGAAAGGAATCTATCCGGTTCGGATGGAGTTTGTAAATACTTACTCCAATGATTAACAAGCACTTCCGAGTGCGTATCTTTGAAATCGATTGCGGCATGGTTAAATAAATCATCACCTGCATCTACGGGATCATTCATGGTCGTTTGCATCGCAGGGACAGCCTTTGGAGTTTGGATTCGAGGGGGGCGGAGGGAATCCCCGAATCGCTTCGTTTCAATCACTTGAGCCAGCACCAGCAGGACGGAAGGTTCATTTGGCGTCGGGTTCCGATCCATGCCATGTCCACCATCCTACCATATCAACCGGCCCGGATCCCTCCCCTGAACGGGGGATGTCATAGCAATTCATCCCTCCACTCCTGAAACTCTTCATCCTCCTTCACCTTCATCAGGTATAATAAAAAGAGCATGTGAACAAAGGCCCAGTCCCGCCACCATACAGGCTCAGGTGGAGGGGATGCCAGCCGCAGGATGGAGAAGGTCATCCATCGAGCGGACCAGGGATCTGTGAAATTGCGGCGACCGTCCCGCGAAAACCCGATGAATTCCAACCGAAAGTTCCGCTTGTATGTTCCGGCCCGCGCTCGTACTCCCGGTGCACGCATGCATCCTTATGAAAACCTGCCCCTTTTCGGCACCGGCCTGGTTCTCGCCTTCT comes from the Luteolibacter sp. SL250 genome and includes:
- a CDS encoding efflux RND transporter permease subunit: MWIVRFALRFRYTIGVFAILILLFGVISARRMSTDILPVVESPEITLVWTYSGLNAKEMASKLTSFSEIATLNNVDDLLEVRSDTTNGVGLVKLKFQPYVKIEMALTQATAVSQTILRRMPSGTTPPLIVQTSPSSVPILQLVVSSDSMTDGQLYDYARLALRAQIQSIPGMRISLPYGGAARQVTIDLNPEALNAFDLSPADVNRAVGSQNLTLPSGVLRENDRELPVAINASPESVGAFLDLPIKTVGGRIVLLRDVANVRDGEALSTNVARLNGQNAVMVSVMKLGSSSTVDIVDGILARMDEIRKAAPEGVRVEPIFDQSVFVKAATASVLKEIVLVGSLVALVVMLFLGSYRSTMIVLTSIPLALLCSIMGLNLAGATFNLMTLGGLSLVIGILVDNALVEIENIKRQISLGKTVRQAILDGAAQVAFPEFVSTLGICIVFMPIFMLTGTAAFVFKPLALAVIFAMAASYLLSRTLVPTLAFMMLPSEVEAEKKPPGILRKLHHGIESTVDRLAAFQGMILGLFLRRWILIALILLGVFATGLFSAKHLKREFFPVTDAGLMSLFLRVPEGTRIEDTGRVFAEVHREIRRIIPAAELEFVAENIGAPYSVNQAWVPTTAVGSYDGEILVQLKEGHQPTARYMAEVRTMLKERFPTLQSFFRPADATSQTLASGSPTTFEVRFVGRDVPGNVKLAKDLVERFKNVPGAVDVTLREVLGLPEFYLEIDRIKAAQLGITQQDAVSSLLTFLGSGGSVSSSFWSDPVNGSSYEVQVIAPPAKVDSSEMLLQLPIRSSTGGEPVLLGAFAKLSERKNPASVSRSTMLPTYTVVANIQDRDLGAVTTDLEKILTDLRKHLKPSNRIELAGQAALMRSAYSELLTGLVLSAVLVFLVMVVNFQSWSMPFIAISGLPVAVSGAAFALWLTGTPLSVPALMGIIMVVGVSTANSVLVTSFARDRWADGLTGAAAALEAATTRLRPVMMTAMAMILGVIPMAIGHGEGGEQNAPLGRAVIGGLVFGTMASLFLVPTVFAWMKRRIHSDKPHPADTVTAGPSAH
- a CDS encoding efflux RND transporter periplasmic adaptor subunit; this translates as MKSTAASLFLALSAIPGATAQQPAEVRTANPSAPEGEIVLQATGRTAPAKQARLFSRATGIINERRVDIGDRVKEGDVLAVIAAPEIHHGIDAAKAKVEQMKARKELAAALLSRGESLAASNAFSKETLDERRSTTKTAEADLLAAEADLRSLEEMQRFLVIRAPFDGTITARRVDIGDHVIGDQASENAWLFDIAQLKELRMVLFVPPATALRIQNGEEASVHFSDLPSREFAGKVSRSSGMIDSTSGTMQVELTLPNADFVLPAGLSGIAKIKSQAANAVLMIPSNAVANRDGIPNVALVENGKVKFQAIKPGRTMGPRIEILSGLTADGQVIISPNSLLRDGDPVNATPMAVTAKKGS
- a CDS encoding RNA-binding S4 domain-containing protein, whose translation is MMESARADKWLWATRFFKTRSQAANTCELEKIHRAGHLVKPATGLRPGDVIELPFPDGPGQRVIRVLGLIEKRVGAPLAQACYEELTDPSVVVANKQALQDRRDAGGRPTKKERRQIGRIRGFWD
- a CDS encoding ribonuclease H-like domain-containing protein, which produces MAGKNIVYFDLETQRSGNDVGGFANKNKMGVSVAVTYSTARGTYEIYPESEMDKLGEELVRADLVVGWNHIYFDYPVLQPYIFHTLAEQTINLDMMADLETKLGFRLKLDSVASASLGAGKSADGLDALKWWQEHKKTGNYEPLRKIAEYCAFDVKVTRLVHEYALQHGMLKYDDRNGGISEIAVDWA
- a CDS encoding DNA-binding transcriptional regulator, with protein sequence MIDALNGYGHKILDGISRYAQQKPEWRMAFFDRENHELADLVKTWKGDAIICTAIDDRFSDAAKHRDIPVINVTGRVESSSLIDVIGDAGATGEMAAKFLLGRGFRNLAFVANRKATLSEGRCSGFVAKAKEAGIETSVFQSSTREEGKLDAWLESLPKPLGLAATGDREASMVIEACWRLGIRVPGEVSVLGIGNYEQLCELSSPTLSSLEVDMERRGYEAARLLNHIFSGGPVPEDPILIPPAHVVERQSTNVFAFEDEAVVSALQFIRENAFRTINVKDVVAATTISRRSLEGRFSKLTGRTLHEEIWQAHFDLATRLLASSDLSLQEIAERSGFRTASALVNLFRQRFGVTPKEYRIANRR